In Hermetia illucens chromosome 1, iHerIll2.2.curated.20191125, whole genome shotgun sequence, one genomic interval encodes:
- the LOC119658004 gene encoding uncharacterized protein LOC119658004 — protein sequence MNFNTNYENIKVYGFNGKESKISRSINARISSLDNTYTKHLNFLCVDHIMNNVPAQNMPKLFLPIGDDRLADINYFISAPINLLLGVECFYEFLKGDRLNLTKGLLLQNTVFGWMVTGHTNTKSNDKVSLCLDIERSQECETIQDNKIEKDNQIELLFEKTSSRTNEGRFIVQHHFNENIKNLGSTYTTALRRFLGLEKKLQANNELNTHYSEFMMEYLNLKHMRLASNQNDFSGYFLPHHGVLRPSAESTKLRVVFDASCISSSGLSLNNCLSLGPKLQQDIFDILIRFRKYKYVLTADIRMMYRQILMNELDTCYQKILWRPNRNEKIQIFELLTLTYGTVDAPYLAVKCLQSLANLNKREYPLESQIILSDFYMDDLVTGANSLKQLEKIANNIRGILSQAKLELHKWYSNSYDIVKNISQMSVDDFNSKCNSKVLGVSWNVLHDYFEFPNYYFCNMNNITKRKVLSEISMIYDPMGLLGPISFKAKYLMQQIWKCELNWDDNIPVEILKTWTMLKSQFGLLENIKINRPFEMNESEVVDLIGFSDASTMGYGACVYIRIKREENYELKLVCSKSRIAPIKGLTLPRLELNGTVLLAKLMKRVVTTLKLNPDPKITLFSDSMIALSWIKTKVLRRDIYINNRVSEILNISNPEHWYYTNTKSNPADFVSRGMFPIDLVKNKMWWYGPDFLKDFSNSWILHNEKRFHNSIIVAESINKEHEKIVQVTNIQIYRGYLTVKELRLAEMKLIKYIQQQSFSKELIELEKGQEVSNRSSLLSLNPFYDQNKILRVGGRLKNSLLKENNKFPIILPTKNHFVNLIILEKHKELHHGSYQLLLSELRQKYWILNGANYIKNLISKCVECRKFKIKTYNQIMGNLPEDRVRPSRPFSVAGVDYAGPFNTKFGPSRSTTSCKSYIVLFICFSTKAIHLELVQSLSTDAFFAAFKRFIGRRGLPLKIYSDNGTNFIGARNELKAFLKKYTEEENVLNFMNVNEIEWNLIPPRNPHFGGLWEGNIRSVKMYLKKMTGSILLSYEEFNTIIIEIEACLNSRSITPISNDPDELMVLTPGHFLIGDSLRTINIPNVDENIKYSERWKLCQQQVRKFWRNWQKGYLNSLQQRIKWKKPKVNIELNNIVIIKEDHLPQQQWLLGRWQLQQQHQQNSQQQPTQQQFQQNLQQRQQQSQHQQSQRQPAHLDDVAAEKL from the exons ATGAATTTTAATACAAACTATGAAAACATAAAGGTATACGGATTCAATGGCAAGGAGTCTAAAATTTCCAGATCTATTAATGCACGCATAAGCTCTTTGGATAATACGTACACAAAGCATTTGAACTTTCTATGTGTAGACCACATTATGAATAATGTTCCGGCTCAAAATATGCCTAAATTATTCTTGCCCATCGGGGATGATAGGTTAGCGGATATTAATTACTTTATATCAGCTCCTATTAATCTGTTGCTAGGCGTCGAATgcttttatgaatttttaaaaGGAGATAGGCTAAATTTGACTAAGGGATTACTGCTTCAGAACACTGTTTTTGGTTGGATGGTAACCGGTCATACAAACACAAAATCAAATGACAAAGTGTCATTATGTTTAGATATTGAAAGAAGTCAA GAATGTGAAACTATTCAAgataacaaaattgaaaaagataATCAAATTGAATTGCTTTTTGAAAAAACTAGTTCGAGAACTAATGAAGGTAGATTTATTGTTCAGCATCATTTCaatgaaaacattaaaaatttagGAAGCACGTATACAACTGCTTTGAGAAGATTTTTAGGATTGGAGAAAAAATTACAAGCAAATAATGAATTGAATACACATTATTCAGAGTTCATGATGGAGTACTTAAATTTAAAACACATGAGGTTGGCATCGAATCAAAATGATTTTAGTGGCTACTTTTTGCCACATCATGGGGTATTGCGCCCTTCAGCTGAATCAACTAAGCTAAGGGTGGTTTTTGATGCATCTTGCATCTCATCTAGTGGCCTATCATTAAATAATTGTTTGTCATTAGGCCCAAAGTTGCAACAGGATATTTTTGATATTCTAATCagatttagaaaatataaatatgtattaaCAGCAGACATTAGAATGATGTACCGTCAAATTTTAATGAACGAATTAGATACCTGTTATCAAAAGATTTTATGGCGTCCGAATAGAAatgaaaagatacaaatttttgaattattaacGCTTACCTATGGTACTGTGGATGCTCCGTATCTTGCAGTAAAATGTTTACAATCCCTTGCTAATTTAAATAAGAGGGAATATCCCTTAGAAAGCCAAATTATACTTTCTGATTTTTATATGGACGATTTAGTAACGGGAGCAAATTCTTTGAAGCAATTGGAAAAAATAGCAAATAACATAAGGGGTATACTATCACAAGCAAAACTTGAATTGCATAAATGGTATTCTAACTCTTATGATATAGTAAAAAACATATCACAAATGAGTGTAGACGATTTTAATTCAAAATGTAACTCAAAAGTACTAGGTGTATCATGGAATGTCTTGCATGATTATTTTGAATTTCcgaattattatttttgcaatatGAATAACATAACAAAGAGAAAAGTTTTAAGTGAGATCTCAATGATATATGATCCAATGGGATTATTGGGTCCAATATCGTTTAAAGCTAAATATTTAATGCAGCAAATATGGAAGTGTGAATTAAACTGGGATGATAATATTCCAgttgaaatattaaaaacgTGGACTATGCTTAAATCTCAATTTGGACTTTTAGAGAATATAAAGATTAATAGACCATTTGAAATGAATGAGTCCGAAGTTGTTGATTTAATTGGATTTTCGGATGCATCAACAATGGGATACGGTGCCTGTGTTTATATCAGAATCAAGAGAGAGGAAAATTATGAATTAAAGTTAGTATGTTCCAAATCTAGAATTGCTCCAATAAAGGGATTAACGCTACCGCGATTAGAACTAAATGGAACTGTGTTGTTAGCTAAATTAATGAAACGGGTAGTAACTACTTTAAAACTAAATCCCGACCCAAAGATTACACTCTTTTCCGACAGTATGATTGCCTTAAGTTGGATAAAAACTAAGGTATTACGTAGAGATATTTACATTAATAATAGGGTAAGTgagattttgaatatttccaatCCTGAGCATTGGTATTACACAAATACGAAATCAAATCCAGCTGATTTCGTTAGTAGGGGCATGTTCCCAATCGACttagttaaaaataaaatgtggtGGTATGGTCCAGattttttgaaagatttttcaaattcttGGATTTTACATAATGAGAAAAGGTTTCATAATAGCATAATTGTCGCGGAATCTATCAATAAAGAGCATGAAAAAATAGTTCAAGTAACAAACATTCAAATTTATAG GGGGTACTTAACTGTAAAAGAATTAAGACTCGcggaaatgaagttaataaaatatatacaacAACAATCATTTTCAAAAGAATTGATTGAACTGGAAAAAGGACAAGAAGTATCAAATCGATCCTCGTTACTCAGTTTAAATCCTTTTTATGATCAGAATAAAATACTTAGAGTAGGAGGAAGAttaaaaaattctttattaaaagaaaataataaatttccaatcATACTTCCAACTAAAAATCACTTTGTAAACCTAATTATATTAGAGAAACACAAGGAATTGCATCATGGATCATATCAATTATTGTTATCTGAATTGAGACAGAAATATTGGATTCTTAACGGTGCGaattacataaaaaatttaatttcaaaatgcGTAGAATGTAGAAAATTCAAGATTAAAACTTATAATCAAATTATGGGCAATTTACCAGAAGATCGTGTTAGACCAAGTAGACCTTTTTCGGTTGCAGGCGTAGATTATGCAGGGCCGTTCAATACCAAATTTGGACCTTCAAGATCCACTACGTCTTGTAAGTCATATATTGTCTTATTTATTTGCTTCAGTACCAAGGCGATACATTTAGAATTAGTTCAAAGTTTAAGCACTGATGCCTTTTTTGCGGCGTTTAAAAGATTTATCGGTAGAAGGGGATTGcctttaaaaatatattcagaCAATGGAACTAATTTTATTGGAGCTAGAAATGAACTGAAggctttcttaaaaaaatatactgaaGAAGAAAATGTCCTAAATTTTATGAATGTAAACGAAATAGAATGGAATTTAATTCCGCCACGAAATCCACATTTCGGTGGATTGTGGGAAGGAAATATTAGATCCGTAAAaatgtatttgaaaaaaatgacaggATCTATTTTGTTATCATATGAGGAGTTTAACacaattattattgaaatagaaGCTTGTTTAAATTCAAGGTCAATTACGCCTATTTCGAATGATCCCGATGAATTGATGGTATTGACGCCAGGCCATTTCTTAATAGGTGATTCCTTAAGAACCATAAATATACCTAACGTTGATGAAAATATTAAATACTCAGAACGATGGAAGTTGTGCCAACAACAAGTTCGaaaattttggagaaattggCAGAAAGGATATTTAAATTCATTACAACAGAGAATTaaatggaaaaaaccgaaggtcaatattgaattgaataataTAGTTATTATTAAAGAAGATCATTTGCCGCAGCAACAATGGCTACTAGGTAGA